In a genomic window of Trichoderma atroviride chromosome 4, complete sequence:
- a CDS encoding uncharacterized protein (EggNog:ENOG41) — protein sequence MAPKEPFKVHSLAKHVEDTNKGLSASAQYNRRPGSKAAAVPVKKEPGLANASLFGNNDDSDESSDSSDSDSDEDNSTNFIKKIGANGTKPSATPTPKRRSRDEEIADSDVERTASAKKAAAAKKEKLLKKEESSSESSSDSSSESESEESEPKAKTNGVSAKPAAAAQDSSSSSSEEESEDDSSDDDETSKAVAKMLTIPAALKGAKAAAKANTKNVAKESTKATAKESTKPVTKQDESSSSSEEESSEESSEEESSDNEEESTKPEVTKPVAATPKAAKPVAATPKTLKPVPATPKATDPEAIRKALKDSSMDTESESESESEAEAEASEAEESDDQVDESMQISDREMDKQLGVPKFITPDFTLRKGDDGANGQDVARICNEANLQGKQVWYFTVPSNVPISVIQNMEIPMDRSQFGGPVFSHDGQDYGATFDAITPRSSIQILIPSSGDSNYRSAGQQIDQTMHVKRITSLGGAGASTTGPAPRRAPRPQPKGLRARYQPFGVNTPMGNIGADTPEDEDVEMEEAPQTVATPKAAKKSKSKDTKKGTDEAAKADRKGKRKHNVSEDDASAAAQQLAEENKSAETKPKKQKVARASSPDLGTELPTLSKKQTPIVPPAIPSSAFSSSATTIATPSKPAAATPSAVKKSSKKAKPETPVPAPRQTAVPLPNIPLTSRPKESPVPLPPSSSLAASTPLKSKSKKSKKSKDEVTATGSSQQSPPPSAQGGDKKKSGRKAGNMG from the exons ATGGCGCCCAAAGAGCCCTTCAAGGTTCATTCCTTGGCCAAGCATGTCGAGGACACCAACAAGGGCCTCAGCGCCTCTGCCCAGTACAACCGGCGGCCTGGTTCCAAAGCGGCTGCTGTGCCTGTCAAGAAGGAGCCTGGCCTTGCCAATGCCAGCCTTTTCGGAAACAATGACGACAGCGACGAGTCTAGCGACAGCAGCGATAGTGACAGCGATGAAGACAACAGCACGAATTTCATAAAGAAGATTGGCGCCAATGGCACGAAGCCTTCCGCAACTCCCACTCCCAAGCGGCGCAGCAGGGACGAAGAAATCGCCGATAGCGACGTCGAGCGCACTGCTTCTGCCAAGaaagccgctgccgccaagaaagaaaagctcctgaagaaggaagagtcCTCGTCTGAATCCTCGAGCGACTCGTCCAGCGAATCAGAGTCAGAAGAAAGTGAGCCGAAAGCGAAGACAAACGGAGTCAGTGCAAAgccagctgccgccgcccagGATtcgtccagcagcagctctgaaGAGGAGAGCGAAGACGACTctagtgatgatgatgagacaTCTAAAGCTGTCGCCAAGATGCTCACCATACCTGCTGCTCTGAAGGGtgccaaggccgccgccaaagcaAATACCAAGAACGTCGCCAAAGAAAGCACCAAGGCCACCGCCAAAGAGAGTACCAAGCCTGTCACCAAGCAAGACGAGTCAAGCAGCTCTAGCGAAGAGGAGAGCAGTGAAGAGAGCAGCGAAGAGGAATCAAGCGACAACGAAGAGGAATCTACAAAGCCCGAAGTCACAAAACCCGTAGCCGCAACACCCAAAGCTGCAAAGCCCGTAGCCGCGACGCCTAAAACCCTAAAGCCTGTACCTGCAACACCCAAGGCTACAGATCCCGAAGCTATAAGGAAAGCATTAAAAGATTCGTCAATGGACACTGAATCCGAATCCGAATCCGAATctgaagctgaggctgaggcttctgaagcagaagagagtGACGATCAGGTTGATGAATCTATGCAAATTTCTGACCGCGAGATGGACAAGCAACTTGGAGTTCCGAAATTCATCACTCCCGACTTTACCCTTCGCAAGGGAGATGACGGAGCCAATGGACAAGATGTAGCTCGAATCTGCAACGAAGCAAACTTGCAAGGCAAGCAAGTCTGGTACTTTACAGTTCCTTCCAATGTCCCCATCTCTGTCATCCAAAATATGGAGATCCCTATGGACCGATCGCAGTTCGGTGGCCCTGTCTTTTCTCATGATGGCCAAGACTATGGCGCCACCTTTGACGCGATAACGCCTAGAAGCTCGATTCAGATCTTGATTCCTTCTTCCGGCGATTCCAATTACCGTTCGG CTGGCCAACAGATTGATCAGACTATGCATGTTAAGAGAATTACAAGCCttggtggtgctggcgcGTCTACTACTGGCCCTGCGCCTCGTCGTGCGCCTAGACCTCAGCCAAAGGGCCTCAGGGCCAGGTACCAGCCCTTTGGCGTGAACACTCCGATGGGCAATATTGGAGCAGATACGcctgaggatgaagatgtcgagatggaggaggcaCCCCAGACGGTGGCGACTCCAAAAGCAGCCAAGAAGTCAAAGAGCAAAGATACGAAGAAGGGCACcgatgaagccgccaaagccgaCCGCAAAGGCAAGAGAAAGCACAATGTTTCAGAAGATGATGCCTCGGCCGCTGCACAGCAGCTAGCAGAGGAGAATAAGTCTGCAGAGACAAAACCCAAGAAACAGAAGGTGGCTCGGGCCTCTAGTCCTGATCTTGGAACAGAACTGCCCACGCTCAGCAAGAAACAGACACCAATTGTACCACCAGCTATCCCCTCATCAGcattctcatcatcagctacCACTATTGCCACTCCTTCAAAACCAGCAGCTGCCACTCCTAGCGCAGTGAAGAAGTCTTCCAAGAAGGCGAAGCCTGAGACTCCTGTCCCTGCGCCGCGGCAAACGGCTGTTCCACTTCCCAACATCCCGCTTACTTCCCGACCCAAGGAATCTCCAGTTCCCCTCCCGCCGTCCTCTAGCCTCGCAGCTTCAACGCCTCTGAAGTcaaaaagcaagaagagcaagaagagcaaggacGAGGTAACCGCCACCGGGTCTTCACAACAGAGCCCCCCACCAAGTGCTCAGGGTGGCGATAAGAAAAAGTCTGGCCGCAAAGCCGGCAATATGGGCTAG
- a CDS encoding uncharacterized protein (TransMembrane:1 (i126-147o)): MDKRICGKWRQQQDSDTLADNSIVIISPNLEKSRPWHKLVNHCRHVHVGCNMTMTPLQWDKSRARKRKTPKNEKTTRKQNPVTRWKPMDDAEMPQLPAMQPVPTTMPRIQLKRQEVTIRLAHDSHFFFFPLFLLIVQCTPSLIFFFLRGERAAASAWRSPHLPRSP, encoded by the coding sequence ATGGACAAGAGGATTTGCGGGaaatggcggcagcagcaagattcGGATACTTTAGCTGACAACTctatagtaattattagCCCAAACCTGGAGAAATCCAGGCCATGGCACAAATTAGTAAACCACTGCAGACATGTGCATGTTGGCTGCAACATGACGATGACGCCGTTACAATGGGACAAGAGCCGAGCccgaaagaggaagacgccaaagaatgaaaaaaCGACGAGAAAGCAAAACCCGGTCACGCGATGGAAGCCAATGGACGATGCAGAGATGCCACAGCTGCCGGCGATGCAGCCAGTTCCCACGACGATGCCTCGAATCCAGTTAAAGCGCCAAGAAGTGACCATTCGGCTAGCGCATGACagccactttttttttttccctcttttccttctaaTCGTCCAATGTACTCCATCactaatttttttctttcttcgcGGTGAGCGTGCCGCCGCCTCGGCATGGCGGTCCCCCCATTTGCCCCGTAGTCCGTAG
- a CDS encoding uncharacterized protein (EggNog:ENOG41~TransMembrane:7 (o15-31i43-65o77-99i106-125o173-193i200-216o222-240i)), producing MGAAWLLCMPATRQFFLPSLPIWVWLVYFFCSRFIPTEYRPHIWVRILPALENVLYGANLSNILSAHKHAILDILAWLPYGIMHFGAPAVCSAIIFVFSAPGSTPVFARAFGWMSILGVSIQLIFPCTPPWYENENGLVPAAYGMHGSPAGLARVDAIFGIDLYTTNFTNAPLPFGAFPSLHAANAVLEALFMSHCFPQFKFFFAAYAGWVWWATMYLSHHYAIDLVTGGLIASAFYYYCRARWLPQRQADKLTRWEYDYVEVGDRHKVQDEETGRYFSLGFIDHHRSNSSDGWTVASSSSSGTLSPTTSEASTPGIMDLTGDGQNWDGHIPPRDVDLSEVVISR from the exons ATGGGCGCTGCCTGGCTTCTCTGCATGCCTGCCACTCGCCAATTCTTCCTTCCGTCGCTGCCAATCTGGGTCTGGCTCGTTTACTTTTTCTGTAGTCG ATTTATTCCTACCGAGTATCGCCCTCATATCTGGGTCCGAATCCTGCCTGCTTTGGAAAACGTTCTCTATGGCGCGAACCTTTCCAACATTCTCTCGGCTCACAAGCATGCTATTCTCGATATTCTGGCTTGGCTTCCATATGGCATCATGCATTTCGGAGCCCCTGCTGTGTGCTCCGcaatcatcttcgtcttctcagCTCCCGGCAGCACTCCTGTCTTTGCTCGCGCTTTCGGCTGGATGAGCATCCTCGGCGTCTCCATCCAGCTCATCTTTCCCTGCACGCCGCCGTGGTATGAGAATGAAAACGGGCTTGTTCCCGCCGCCTACGGCATGCATGGATCGCCCGCTGGATTGGCTCGTGTTGACGCGATTTTTGGTATCGACCTCTACACTACCAACTTCACCAACGCCCCTCTACCATTTGGtgctttcccctctctccacGCTGCCAACGCCGTTCTCGAGGCCCTGTTCATGAGCCACTGCTTCCCTCAGTTCAAGTTCTTCTTTGCAGCTTACGCCGGCTGGGTTTGGTGGGCAACCATGTACCTGAGCCACCACTATGCCATCGATCTGGTGACTGGTGGTCTTATCGCTTCTGCGTTTTACTACTACTGCCGTGCTAGGTGGCTGCCGCAACGCCAGGCCGACAAGCTTACCCGATGGGAGTACGATTACGTCGAAGTCGGCGACCGCCACAAGGTCCAAGACGAGGAGACTGGCCGATACTTTAGCCTTGGATTCATCGACCACCATCGCTCCAACTCCAGCGACGGATGGACTgtcgccagcagctccagcagcggcactCTCAGCCCTACCACTTCCGAAGCTTCTACTCCCGGAATCATGGATCTGACCGGCGACGGGCAGAATTGGGATGGACATATCCCACCACGGGACGTTGATTTAAGCGAGGTTGTCATTTCGCGGTAA